The window CGACAGTTCGTCTATGAAACCGGAGCTATGGACACCGGCAAGGGCAAGCAGCTCAATCCGGAAATTGTCAAACGCGAACGGAAGAAAGGCTACAAGCTAAGCCGCACCGACGTCTTCCGCCACCGCTGTCGATATTTTACTGATTCCGGCATCATCGGCTCCAAAGAGTTCGTGGCCGAGGTGTTCGACGAGGTAAAGCACCTGCTGGATTCCAAGGATGAGAGGAGGTTCACGCCGGTTGGCGGGATGGATGGGGTGTATTCGATGAAGCGGTTGGGGGTTGGGGGGTAATTGTTATCAGCTATCCGTTGCTTGGGAAGAGCAGGAAGGGACAGACTCAACTCTTTACTCTAAGATTCCCTCTGCTGAGAACTGACTTCACTGCCAATGCCAAGAGCCAATCGATACTTTCTTCCAGGTCATGTTTGGCACATTACCCACCGGTGTCATAACAGTCCGTTGAAAAACTCCCAAGTGCTGCGTTGCCGCAAAAAGTTCAAACTCTCACGTATGAATAACTACGCTTCAACCTTGCCCTTTTTTTGCTCCTTGCACTTGGGGTTTTTAAACGAACTGCCGGATAAGGACAATTCCAACACTCAGTAAGCGGGAGTTTCTCCTCAAATTTTCCCGTGACAGGCAAAATTGGATCAATTGGCTTTTTGAGGACAGGAAGCGATACCAGCTTCAGATCCTCAACCACACCGTCACCTCGAATCATACTCACCTCTTGGTTTTCAGCGAGGAAGGCGTCACGGCACTGCCCAGGAGTACAACCATCGCAAAAATCGACCGCGCCATCCAGACTTCGTCTTCCTCACCAGCCACGGCCGAGGCCATCGCCAAATCCCTCACCCGCGCCACCGCGTTCCCCGCGTCCGCATTACCGAAATCCTGGAAATCTGGCCGCACTTGGTTCGGCCCGTGAGGTGGAAGAGATAAGGTTGATCGGGCAGTTGGTAGTGGCACTGGGCTATCCAATAGCTCTCCCGATTTCTTGTCTTGAGGAACCGAGACCGATAAGGGCCCTCATCATCATTTCCAATGAAACGGAAGGATCTCCATGCTCGACTTTGGCAATCCGAGACTGGCTCGAACCGATTGCTTCGGCCAATGTCGCCTGAGTCATCTTTAGTGCCTTCCGCTTTTGAACAATGGTATCGGCCAAAGCCAGCTTCATATCAATAATAGCCAAGTCAGCCTGATCGAGATCAAGAAACTCATCCACGTCTCCAACAACCCAGCCCTTTGATTGTAGATTCTTCTTTTTTTTTGCTTCCATCTTGCCCTCCATCATTCAGTCGTCATAAGCGGCGAGCCTAGCCTTGCAGAGATCAATCGTCGCCTTGAGCGTTCTTCGTGTTTTCTTTTGTTCCCAGTGGATCAGCACAATGCAGTCTGCATCGATCCGATAGAAAAACCTCCAAGTGACATCTTCATCAACAATCCGTAGTTCATGACACCGCTTGCCGATTGAAGGCATTGGTCTGCTGTGAGGCAGGGACAAACTTTGTCCGGATTGAAGCAGCCTTAAAAGATAGCCCGACTCTATCCTGGCTGAGTGCGACAAGGGTGGAGATTTCGGCACACTGGCCACCCAAGCCAAGGGCTTGTGCTTTTCGTGCATAGCAATATTTTATGTCATATCAGACATTTTTTCAAGCAATAATCCATCGATCTTCCATTATCTCGTTGCACGTCATGGCTCCGGGTAAACATTGTCTGTCATCCACTCCCTCACATGCACCATGGCGCCCGGAGCGGCTACGACCTTGGTCTATTGACAGGGGTTAAGAGGTCGGACCGAGTCAACCATTTGATTAAATGAAGCAAATAGTTCAAATATGATTGCTTTTTCTTTTTAGAATGCCATTTTGCCTTCAAAAAAGCCATTCTAAGATTCCCTCTGCTGATTACCCACCGGTGTCATAACAGTCCGTTGAAA is drawn from Desulfonatronum thiosulfatophilum and contains these coding sequences:
- a CDS encoding helix-turn-helix domain-containing protein codes for the protein MEAKKKKNLQSKGWVVGDVDEFLDLDQADLAIIDMKLALADTIVQKRKALKMTQATLAEAIGSSQSRIAKVEHGDPSVSLEMMMRALIGLGSSRQEIGRAIG
- a CDS encoding type II toxin-antitoxin system RelE/ParE family toxin, which codes for MHEKHKPLAWVASVPKSPPLSHSARIESGYLLRLLQSGQSLSLPHSRPMPSIGKRCHELRIVDEDVTWRFFYRIDADCIVLIHWEQKKTRRTLKATIDLCKARLAAYDD